GCTATATCACTGGAAATTTTCATTGTTCTCTCCCTCCTGACAGGTTAAATCATACATTTAAAAACTTCTTTCTTAGAATTGGTAAAAAGATTCGATAGGCAGGATAAATACAGTCGCACCGCCAACTTCGACCTTCACTGGTTTCGGAATATAAGAATCCGCATTTCCGCCCATCGGTGAAATTGGTGCTACCATCTGTTCACGATGTGAGCAATTATCGCGAATAATTTCAAGCGCATCATTCACATATTCATCTTCGCAACCAATCATCAGCGTTGTATTCCCTTCTTTTAAGAACCCGCCTGTTGTTGCTAATTTTGTTGTTTGAAATTTATTTTCACCTAATGCGTTCACCA
The nucleotide sequence above comes from Oceanobacillus timonensis. Encoded proteins:
- a CDS encoding cyclic-di-AMP receptor; translated protein: MKLIITVIQDKDSNRLVNALGENKFQTTKLATTGGFLKEGNTTLMIGCEDEYVNDALEIIRDNCSHREQMVAPISPMGGNADSYIPKPVKVEVGGATVFILPIESFYQF